Proteins co-encoded in one Culicoidibacter larvae genomic window:
- the nrdE gene encoding class 1b ribonucleoside-diphosphate reductase subunit alpha has protein sequence MRYLELNNEVLQKKNGFFQLEKDQEAVVEFNKEVEEKMMKFASSVERMHYLIDNMYYEDFFEKYTEAQIEAITKLAFDYKFQFQSFMAISKFFKDYALKTNDKQQYLEYYEDRVIATSLHLAQGDFDQACKYVQVMIEQRYQPATPTFLNAGRARRGELVSCFLLEMDDSLNSIGFNINTAMQLSKIGGGVALNLSKLRSRGESIKEVAHAAKGVVPVMKLLEDSFNYADQMGQRKGAGAVYLNIFHWDVDEFLDTKKINADEKSRIQTLSLGLIVPDKFFELAEKNEDFYVFAPLSVEKAFGVALDDMDIDTMYDEMVAHPDVVKKLMNARQMLTRIASTQFESGYPYIVYKSTANKANPLKGIGQIKMSNLCTEIFQLQTTSVIGDYGQPDEIGYDICCNLGSLNITNVMENKAIRDSVHAGIDALTAVSNMSHIENAPGVQHANDDFHSVGLGAMNLHGFLAKNRVSYESVEAKDFVRTFFMMINFHSLERSMEIAKQSGKRFKGFEQSEYANGNYFAKYEATDFSPQTDFVKELFAGIDIPTIEDWKTLKAQVQKHGIYHSYRMAIAPTQSISYIQNSTPSIMPIVDHVEVRTYGNSTTYYPMPYLSVENYFYYKSSYNMNMMNVIDLVAEIQEHVDQGISTILYVTNETSTRDLSRLYIYAHKKGLKSLYYTRTKNLSVDECISCAV, from the coding sequence TTGAGATATCTCGAGCTAAATAATGAGGTTTTACAAAAAAAGAATGGCTTTTTCCAACTGGAAAAGGACCAAGAAGCAGTTGTTGAGTTCAACAAAGAAGTTGAAGAGAAGATGATGAAGTTCGCGAGCAGTGTTGAGCGGATGCATTATTTAATTGATAATATGTATTATGAAGATTTTTTTGAAAAGTATACAGAAGCCCAGATTGAAGCGATTACTAAGCTTGCTTTTGATTATAAGTTTCAGTTTCAGTCATTTATGGCGATTTCAAAATTTTTCAAAGATTATGCTTTGAAAACGAATGATAAGCAACAATATCTTGAGTATTATGAGGATCGGGTTATTGCCACTAGTTTACATTTGGCACAGGGTGATTTTGATCAAGCTTGTAAATATGTGCAAGTTATGATTGAACAGCGCTATCAGCCAGCGACACCGACTTTCTTGAATGCCGGTCGTGCTCGTCGTGGTGAATTGGTATCATGTTTCTTGCTTGAGATGGATGATAGCTTAAATTCAATTGGGTTCAATATTAACACGGCAATGCAATTGTCAAAAATTGGCGGCGGTGTGGCCTTGAATCTTTCAAAATTGCGTTCTCGCGGGGAGTCAATTAAAGAGGTTGCTCATGCGGCTAAAGGTGTAGTACCGGTTATGAAGTTACTTGAAGATTCATTTAACTATGCTGACCAAATGGGGCAACGTAAAGGTGCCGGTGCGGTGTACTTAAATATTTTCCATTGGGATGTTGATGAGTTCCTCGATACTAAGAAAATCAATGCTGATGAGAAGAGTCGGATTCAGACTTTGTCATTAGGGTTAATTGTTCCCGATAAATTCTTTGAACTTGCTGAAAAGAATGAAGATTTTTATGTGTTTGCACCATTAAGTGTTGAAAAAGCCTTTGGTGTGGCGCTTGATGATATGGATATTGATACGATGTATGATGAAATGGTTGCTCACCCTGATGTGGTGAAAAAGTTGATGAATGCGCGTCAGATGCTGACTCGCATTGCCAGCACACAATTCGAGTCTGGATATCCATATATTGTTTATAAGTCAACAGCTAATAAAGCCAATCCATTAAAAGGTATCGGTCAAATTAAGATGTCTAACTTATGTACCGAGATTTTCCAATTACAAACAACTTCAGTCATTGGCGATTATGGTCAGCCTGACGAAATCGGTTACGATATTTGCTGTAATCTTGGTTCATTGAATATTACCAATGTTATGGAAAATAAAGCGATTCGCGATAGCGTTCATGCCGGTATTGATGCACTTACAGCCGTAAGCAATATGTCACATATTGAAAATGCACCGGGAGTTCAGCATGCTAATGATGATTTCCATTCAGTAGGACTTGGAGCAATGAACCTACATGGATTCCTTGCTAAAAACCGAGTTTCTTATGAAAGTGTGGAAGCAAAAGATTTCGTTCGTACTTTCTTTATGATGATTAATTTCCATTCACTGGAACGCAGTATGGAAATCGCTAAACAAAGCGGGAAACGTTTTAAAGGTTTTGAACAATCAGAGTATGCCAATGGCAATTACTTTGCTAAATATGAAGCAACTGACTTCAGTCCGCAAACTGACTTTGTAAAAGAATTGTTTGCTGGCATTGATATTCCAACTATTGAAGATTGGAAAACATTGAAAGCTCAAGTGCAAAAACATGGTATTTATCACTCATACAGAATGGCAATTGCACCAACGCAAAGTATTAGTTATATTCAAAACTCAACACCATCAATCATGCCGATTGTTGATCATGTTGAAGTACGTACATACGGAAATTCAACAACTTATTACCCAATGCCATATTTATCAGTAGAGAACTATTTCTACTATAAATCATCATATAATATGAACATGATGAATGTTATTGACTTAGTTGCTGAAATTCAAGAACATGTTGACCAAGGAATCAGTACGATTCTTTATGTAACTAATGAAACCAGCACGCGTGATTTATCACGTCTTTATATCTATGCGCATAAAAAAGGACTAAAAAGTCTTTACTATACTAGAACTAAAAACCTGAGTGTAGATGAGTGTATTTCTTGCGCCGTGTAA
- the nrdI gene encoding class Ib ribonucleoside-diphosphate reductase assembly flavoprotein NrdI encodes MLVVYASKTGNIGRFVKKLPDTMTTLQIKTGEEKIDEPCVLLTYTTGIGETPKEVAAFCAQNHQHIVGVVGSGNRNWGDAYCKAAESLSAEYGFPVLYKFELSGRINDLDAFISVVDEIADTI; translated from the coding sequence ATGTTAGTTGTTTATGCGAGCAAAACCGGAAATATTGGCCGGTTTGTGAAGAAGTTGCCGGATACGATGACAACTTTGCAGATTAAAACCGGTGAAGAAAAAATTGATGAGCCATGTGTGTTGCTTACCTATACAACCGGTATTGGTGAGACACCAAAAGAGGTAGCCGCTTTTTGTGCCCAGAATCATCAGCATATTGTTGGTGTTGTTGGCAGCGGGAACCGTAATTGGGGCGATGCCTATTGCAAAGCGGCAGAAAGTTTGTCGGCTGAGTATGGCTTCCCAGTACTTTACAAGTTTGAACTTTCGGGCCGGATTAACGATTTAGATGCATTCATCAGTGTTGTTGATGAAATAGCTGATACAATTTAA
- a CDS encoding pseudouridine synthase, with amino-acid sequence MERLQKVIANKGYCSRRNAEVLISDGRVAVNGVIVTELGVKVGPNDEISIDGVKLEGDDKVYFVVNKPRGVISAASDERGRKVVTDLIPVDEVPERIYPIGRLDYDTTGVILLTNDGEFANMMMHPTGEIDKTYVAKVNGVVKPNAIHKLRRGVVLDDGKKTAPAEVYIVSTDKGRDLSTIQITIHEGRYHQVKKMCEAVGYPVKSLRRSQYGCVELGDLPTGGWRRLKPHEVKTLRTMSQAQKGR; translated from the coding sequence ATGGAACGGTTACAAAAAGTAATTGCAAATAAGGGATATTGTTCTAGGCGGAATGCTGAGGTTTTAATTAGTGATGGCCGGGTTGCGGTAAATGGTGTTATCGTTACTGAGCTGGGTGTGAAGGTTGGTCCTAATGATGAAATCAGTATTGATGGCGTGAAACTTGAGGGTGATGATAAGGTTTATTTCGTGGTTAATAAACCGCGTGGTGTTATTAGTGCAGCGAGTGATGAACGTGGCCGCAAGGTTGTGACCGATTTAATTCCGGTGGATGAAGTGCCGGAGCGGATTTATCCGATTGGTCGGCTTGATTATGATACGACTGGTGTTATTTTGTTAACCAATGATGGCGAGTTTGCCAATATGATGATGCACCCGACCGGAGAAATCGACAAAACTTATGTTGCTAAAGTAAATGGTGTAGTGAAGCCGAATGCGATTCATAAATTACGTCGCGGCGTGGTGCTTGACGATGGCAAAAAAACGGCACCTGCAGAAGTATATATTGTTTCAACCGATAAGGGTCGCGATCTTTCAACTATTCAAATTACCATCCACGAAGGACGTTACCATCAGGTGAAAAAAATGTGTGAAGCAGTTGGCTATCCAGTAAAGAGTTTACGTCGCAGTCAGTATGGCTGTGTTGAGCTTGGTGATTTACCGACTGGCGGCTGGCGGCGATTGAAACCGCATGAGGTGAAAACCTTGCGGACAATGAGTCAGGCACAGAAAGGGCGATAA
- a CDS encoding sensor histidine kinase, whose amino-acid sequence MYSLKKRIQIAFIVFGIIISILSILGFYLIFRISVENILTNSSQNVVITYNGGTQMFFSNRINTEQEYFTAFWLKYNVLIIGMLLLINGISIGISFFAARMLVQPLNQVSGQIADANFNPDGYEYPAEIEPLVDAVFANYQELYRNYYDSEQFQSYAAHELRNELLALIGMVESGTKSAAVEHIQLLNQTIDDLLILSQLKGKQMDASADVALVVAEVIDSFSDKLNIYFDLDEFDEPLVVAGKASWIYRAVFNLLENALRFGEQGGPAVVGVYQQEDAIVIVVSNRIAADNEVPPQQIWDARFTTHRNGHGIGLQLVKHVAELLNGYAYHEAVPGRMSFFIALPAEKQ is encoded by the coding sequence ATGTATAGTTTAAAGAAGCGAATACAGATTGCTTTTATTGTGTTTGGGATTATCATTAGCATTTTGAGTATTCTGGGATTTTATTTGATTTTTCGGATTTCAGTTGAAAATATTTTGACCAATTCAAGTCAAAATGTGGTTATCACTTATAATGGCGGAACGCAGATGTTTTTTTCCAATCGCATAAATACTGAACAAGAATATTTCACTGCTTTTTGGTTGAAGTATAATGTTTTAATTATTGGTATGTTATTACTGATAAATGGAATTAGTATTGGCATTAGTTTTTTTGCTGCGCGGATGTTGGTGCAGCCACTGAACCAAGTTTCCGGACAGATTGCTGATGCTAATTTCAATCCGGATGGCTATGAGTATCCTGCGGAGATTGAGCCATTGGTTGATGCGGTTTTTGCTAATTATCAGGAACTTTATCGGAACTATTATGATAGTGAACAGTTTCAGAGTTATGCTGCACATGAGTTGCGGAATGAGTTATTGGCGCTAATTGGTATGGTAGAAAGTGGGACAAAGTCTGCCGCAGTGGAACATATCCAACTATTGAATCAGACTATTGATGATTTGCTGATTTTGTCGCAATTAAAAGGAAAGCAAATGGATGCTTCAGCAGATGTTGCTTTGGTCGTTGCTGAGGTGATTGATAGCTTCAGTGATAAGCTGAATATTTATTTTGACTTGGATGAGTTTGATGAACCACTGGTTGTTGCTGGAAAAGCTTCGTGGATTTATCGGGCGGTATTTAATTTACTGGAGAATGCTTTACGCTTTGGAGAGCAAGGCGGACCGGCAGTTGTTGGCGTTTACCAACAGGAGGATGCGATTGTGATTGTGGTCAGCAATCGAATTGCAGCTGATAATGAGGTGCCCCCGCAGCAGATTTGGGATGCTCGGTTTACCACTCATAGAAATGGTCATGGTATCGGGTTGCAGTTAGTGAAGCATGTTGCGGAGTTGCTGAATGGGTATGCTTATCATGAGGCGGTGCCGGGCAGAATGAGCTTTTTTATTGCTTTGCCCGCGGAAAAGCAATAA
- a CDS encoding response regulator transcription factor, which produces MRVLVIEDSFEVQETMRHFLSKSGFAVDCADNGEDGIELATVTEYDVILLDLNLPDIDGFEVCEQLRDAGIDTPIIMVTARSEVADRTYGLNVGADDYLVKPFSMEELVARIRAILRRVRNRAEANIVLGDMEILPDLVQVVVAGVDFPLTPKEYEILYYLALESPKVCSLEAIIEHVWDDSGNPFSNAARVHVMNLRNKLNAASASVQLKTVKGKGYALCIV; this is translated from the coding sequence ATGCGAGTTTTGGTTATTGAGGATAGTTTTGAGGTGCAGGAGACGATGCGCCATTTTTTGAGTAAGAGTGGTTTTGCGGTTGATTGTGCTGATAATGGCGAGGATGGTATTGAGTTGGCAACGGTGACGGAATATGATGTTATTTTGCTGGATCTGAATTTACCGGATATTGATGGTTTTGAGGTTTGCGAGCAGTTGCGTGATGCCGGGATTGATACGCCTATTATTATGGTGACAGCGCGTAGTGAGGTGGCTGATCGAACTTATGGTTTGAATGTCGGCGCTGATGATTATTTGGTGAAGCCTTTTAGTATGGAGGAGTTGGTAGCGCGGATTCGGGCGATTTTGCGTCGGGTTCGTAATCGGGCAGAGGCTAATATTGTGCTTGGTGATATGGAGATTTTGCCGGATTTAGTGCAGGTTGTTGTAGCAGGAGTAGATTTCCCGTTGACGCCAAAGGAGTATGAGATTTTATATTATTTGGCTTTGGAGTCGCCAAAGGTTTGTTCGTTAGAAGCAATTATTGAGCATGTTTGGGATGATAGCGGTAATCCTTTTTCCAATGCGGCGCGGGTACATGTCATGAATTTGCGCAATAAGCTGAATGCTGCGTCGGCAAGTGTGCAGTTAAAGACGGTGAAGGGTAAGGGATATGCTTTATGTATAGTTTAA
- the trxA gene encoding thioredoxin, whose translation MAVHVIETKEQFEDKIKSGKYLVDFYATWCGPCQMLLPVLDEIAPQLEADNVEILKINVDELQDVAGEYGVMSVPTLFVVNNGETVAQDAGFKPGDTLVEWVKAN comes from the coding sequence ATGGCTGTACATGTTATTGAAACTAAAGAACAATTTGAAGACAAAATTAAATCAGGAAAATACCTTGTTGACTTCTACGCAACTTGGTGTGGACCATGTCAAATGCTTTTACCAGTATTAGACGAAATTGCACCACAATTAGAAGCTGACAACGTTGAAATTTTAAAAATCAATGTTGACGAATTACAAGATGTAGCTGGTGAATATGGCGTAATGAGCGTGCCAACTTTATTCGTTGTAAATAACGGTGAAACAGTAGCTCAAGATGCTGGCTTCAAACCTGGTGATACTTTGGTTGAATGGGTAAAAGCTAACTAA
- a CDS encoding endonuclease MutS2, whose product MIRPQAMDALDFEAVREQFMTHATSSATRDYIARLVPQTDLTTIQIMQAQTDESLRLFYRYQRPRFNHLFPVHDLLHFVAADGILEIETLMELAFLLENAKQVHQYLEMIEQPNEYPHLWATLNHVYYERAVVDKIWSVISEDGKIKDSASSELRRIRRAQSEAERLIRKTMATIMQKYASQLMEQIYTLRNDRFVVPVRSEYKNSFPGIIHGESATRTTVYIEPQEIVVINNTLSDLYVQEREEIQKILFELSQLVKEHAPSVAHNAERFIELDFLFAKAAYAAEFDATMPDLNIDNVIDIKQGRHPLIDAKYVIANDVRIGKEYQTIVITGPNTGGKTVVLKMLGLFTIMAQLGLHIPAREGSQLAVFEQIFTEIGDEQSIEQNLSTFSAHMQHVVGILNDVDEKSLVLFDELGSGTDPKEGAALAIGILEYVYQRGAITVATTHYPELKIYAYESEHVMNASVIFDVEKLMPTYQLELGMPGHSNAFDIAGRLGLQADVLTTARRYIDEREENIDQVIRRFEEEARKFVEVRTELAATKAKAEELEAQLHAEYDRLDVQKERVLDQARREANKFVEDAQKQSEAIIREIKEERHQLKDHELVSARTRLKGLKHETKNVEQERGQKQNNYAVGDVVYVKTLQSNGSIIEQLKNDQWLVKVGSFQTKVKTDDLRFLKAKEQKKQEQNVRRKISSRAGIQLDLRGERLADALDKLEKYLDQAQLAGYDQVAIIHGHGTGALRTGVQEYLKQSPIVKNFRFGGEGEGGVGATIATLK is encoded by the coding sequence ATGATTCGACCACAGGCAATGGATGCCTTAGATTTTGAAGCAGTGCGTGAACAATTTATGACGCATGCAACCAGCAGTGCAACCCGTGACTATATTGCTCGGTTAGTGCCACAAACTGATTTAACAACTATACAAATAATGCAGGCGCAGACAGATGAGAGTTTACGGCTTTTTTATCGTTACCAGCGTCCGCGTTTCAATCATCTATTTCCGGTGCATGACTTGCTGCATTTTGTTGCTGCCGATGGTATTTTAGAAATAGAGACATTGATGGAACTGGCTTTTTTATTAGAGAATGCTAAGCAGGTTCATCAGTATTTAGAAATGATTGAACAGCCAAATGAATATCCGCATCTTTGGGCAACGCTGAATCATGTTTATTATGAGCGGGCAGTTGTTGATAAAATTTGGTCAGTCATCAGCGAAGATGGCAAAATCAAGGATAGTGCGAGCTCGGAGTTGCGGCGGATTCGCCGGGCGCAAAGCGAAGCGGAGCGCTTAATTCGGAAGACAATGGCGACGATTATGCAGAAATATGCGAGTCAATTGATGGAGCAGATTTATACTTTGCGGAATGACCGTTTTGTAGTGCCGGTGCGCAGCGAGTACAAAAATAGTTTTCCGGGAATTATTCACGGTGAGTCGGCTACACGAACTACGGTTTATATTGAGCCGCAAGAAATTGTTGTAATAAATAATACGCTGAGTGATTTATATGTGCAAGAACGCGAAGAAATTCAAAAGATTTTATTTGAGCTTTCACAATTGGTAAAAGAACATGCGCCAAGTGTAGCTCACAATGCTGAGCGTTTTATTGAACTAGATTTTTTATTTGCTAAAGCAGCATATGCAGCAGAGTTCGATGCGACAATGCCAGATCTTAATATCGATAATGTTATTGATATTAAGCAAGGGCGTCACCCCTTGATTGATGCAAAGTATGTTATTGCCAATGATGTACGTATTGGTAAAGAGTATCAAACAATTGTTATTACCGGACCAAATACCGGTGGGAAAACCGTTGTGCTGAAAATGCTGGGATTGTTTACTATCATGGCTCAACTGGGATTGCATATTCCTGCGCGTGAAGGCAGTCAATTAGCAGTCTTCGAACAGATTTTTACTGAGATTGGCGACGAACAGTCAATTGAACAGAATTTAAGTACCTTTTCGGCTCACATGCAGCATGTCGTTGGTATTCTTAATGATGTTGATGAGAAATCGCTAGTACTTTTTGATGAGCTTGGCAGCGGTACTGACCCCAAAGAAGGTGCGGCGCTGGCAATTGGTATTTTAGAATATGTATATCAGCGCGGTGCAATTACAGTTGCAACGACCCATTACCCGGAATTAAAGATTTATGCCTATGAATCGGAGCATGTCATGAACGCATCAGTCATTTTTGATGTCGAGAAATTGATGCCGACATACCAACTTGAGCTTGGCATGCCGGGCCATTCAAATGCGTTTGATATCGCCGGAAGATTAGGGTTGCAGGCAGATGTTTTAACGACCGCCCGCCGTTATATTGACGAGCGTGAGGAAAATATTGACCAGGTCATTCGTCGTTTTGAAGAAGAAGCACGTAAATTTGTTGAGGTACGGACCGAGCTTGCAGCGACGAAGGCGAAGGCTGAGGAGCTGGAAGCACAGTTGCATGCTGAGTATGACCGCTTGGATGTGCAGAAGGAACGAGTTTTGGATCAGGCACGTCGTGAGGCGAATAAATTTGTTGAAGATGCTCAGAAACAAAGCGAGGCGATCATCCGCGAAATCAAGGAGGAACGCCACCAGTTAAAGGATCATGAATTGGTATCAGCGCGAACCCGGTTAAAGGGTTTAAAACATGAGACTAAAAATGTTGAGCAGGAGCGCGGTCAAAAACAGAATAATTATGCTGTTGGCGATGTGGTATATGTGAAGACGTTGCAGAGTAATGGTTCGATTATTGAACAACTTAAGAATGATCAATGGTTAGTAAAGGTTGGTTCGTTTCAAACGAAAGTGAAGACTGATGATTTGCGTTTCTTGAAGGCTAAGGAGCAGAAGAAGCAGGAGCAAAATGTTCGACGCAAAATCAGCAGCCGTGCCGGAATTCAGCTTGATTTGCGAGGTGAGCGCTTGGCTGATGCACTTGATAAACTTGAGAAGTATTTGGATCAAGCACAACTTGCCGGTTATGACCAAGTGGCAATTATTCATGGACATGGTACCGGGGCATTACGAACCGGTGTGCAAGAATATTTGAAACAATCACCGATTGTGAAAAACTTTCGCTTTGGTGGTGAGGGTGAGGGCGGTGTTGGCGCTACCATTGCTACCTTGAAATAG
- a CDS encoding helix-turn-helix domain-containing protein, whose amino-acid sequence MPQEKDVFHERLGSTIRQIRKNKGISQKQTCSDKFTQPTLTNIEAGKTHTSYENCVHIASQINVSLDELNYITNNYHETPINQILYLMRGFNDGFDEKRFKKIQRLTSHYYKQTGNKAFKQLHILSEAWRVYNISHDPFAPKALLEEIWLDLQKMDKWYYFELRLLTSVFTILPYKTALKIGERAIKDLNAYDELYETAEIQIKFILNIALLANINNEPDVALSWCDRVLNFSINNEQSKFLHGVYYHLFLSHIQKGNQQTGLCYLNRAIILALLYGKENIIEAWRDQSKMILDFSLNDFKNIVSACRNMLAP is encoded by the coding sequence ATGCCGCAAGAAAAAGATGTTTTTCATGAGCGCTTAGGCAGCACTATTCGTCAAATTAGAAAAAATAAAGGCATATCACAAAAGCAAACCTGCAGTGATAAGTTTACTCAACCAACCTTAACTAATATTGAAGCCGGAAAAACACATACTTCATACGAAAACTGTGTTCATATTGCCAGTCAAATTAATGTAAGCTTGGATGAGCTCAATTATATTACCAATAACTATCACGAAACCCCGATCAATCAGATTCTATATCTGATGCGCGGTTTCAATGACGGTTTTGATGAAAAACGATTCAAAAAAATCCAACGTCTGACTAGTCATTACTATAAGCAAACCGGCAATAAAGCCTTTAAACAATTACATATCCTTAGTGAAGCATGGCGCGTATATAATATTAGCCATGATCCATTCGCACCAAAAGCATTACTTGAAGAAATCTGGCTTGATTTGCAAAAAATGGATAAATGGTATTACTTTGAATTACGATTACTGACCTCAGTATTCACAATATTACCATACAAAACCGCTTTAAAAATTGGTGAACGGGCAATCAAAGATCTTAATGCATATGATGAGCTCTATGAAACAGCGGAAATTCAAATTAAATTCATCCTCAATATCGCCCTTCTGGCTAACATCAACAATGAACCGGACGTCGCACTCTCATGGTGTGACCGAGTTCTTAATTTTTCTATTAATAACGAACAGTCAAAGTTCCTCCATGGTGTCTACTATCATTTGTTCCTCTCACATATCCAAAAAGGTAATCAACAAACCGGGCTTTGCTATCTGAACCGGGCCATTATCCTGGCACTCCTCTATGGCAAGGAAAACATTATCGAAGCTTGGCGTGACCAATCTAAAATGATTCTCGACTTCTCTCTTAATGATTTTAAAAACATTGTATCCGCTTGCCGCAACATGCTTGCGCCATAA
- a CDS encoding helix-turn-helix domain-containing protein, translated as MNTFMQEVLAYIHQNYQTVTVNELCKKFGYTQSHFSRIFVAYNGVSAVEYIASAKVFYSFKNMDAHKSVLKAHLDVGYLSTGTFTNNFKRKTGLSPKKYQLQVPNLFAFIKKAEIDEQNTYEYSLTNTSTKNNLEVNIQLPRAFEGLCFVGLFKRMIPNHTPVLGKVLKKSKTIVFDNIPDGRFFLMSCGIPKTNNPLNYFFLKDEYRAFINQPFIFEHNKSYKTTLTLRKKVPTDPPLTINLPHLLYSQLRKQK; from the coding sequence ATGAACACATTTATGCAAGAAGTTCTGGCATATATTCATCAAAACTACCAAACTGTAACTGTTAATGAACTATGTAAAAAATTTGGTTATACACAATCTCACTTCAGTAGGATTTTTGTTGCTTATAATGGAGTAAGTGCCGTTGAATACATTGCTTCAGCTAAAGTATTTTATAGTTTCAAAAATATGGATGCACACAAAAGTGTTCTTAAAGCACATTTAGATGTGGGCTATTTAAGTACCGGAACTTTTACAAATAACTTTAAACGAAAAACCGGACTATCTCCAAAAAAATATCAGTTACAGGTTCCTAATCTATTTGCATTTATTAAAAAAGCAGAAATTGATGAACAAAATACTTACGAATATTCTCTAACAAATACCTCTACTAAGAATAATCTTGAAGTTAACATTCAATTACCCAGGGCTTTTGAAGGATTATGTTTTGTTGGTTTATTTAAACGAATGATTCCAAATCACACTCCGGTTTTAGGAAAAGTCTTAAAAAAGAGTAAAACAATCGTTTTTGATAACATCCCTGATGGTCGGTTTTTTTTGATGTCCTGTGGGATTCCAAAAACAAATAACCCCTTAAACTATTTTTTCCTAAAAGATGAATATCGTGCATTTATTAATCAACCGTTTATTTTTGAGCACAATAAATCTTATAAAACTACTTTAACATTAAGGAAAAAAGTTCCAACTGATCCACCACTTACTATTAATTTACCGCATTTACTGTATAGTCAGTTAAGAAAGCAAAAATGA
- a CDS encoding DUF1761 domain-containing protein yields the protein MDTGYFLTAIIGTVASFALGCIWYSLIWGKVWQKEMGFSDDDIKKIFVPKRIFLAFFSEWMATFCLVGILLNLPILMLYKLLMLASVIIFSSVKLAVFDGKNWKIILINQGYNLLSLLIIAGLSLIFI from the coding sequence TTGGATACTGGATATTTTTTAACTGCTATTATAGGTACAGTAGCTTCATTTGCTTTAGGCTGCATTTGGTATAGTCTTATTTGGGGGAAAGTATGGCAAAAAGAAATGGGATTTTCGGATGATGACATCAAGAAAATATTTGTTCCCAAACGAATCTTTTTAGCTTTTTTCAGTGAATGGATGGCTACATTTTGTTTAGTAGGTATTCTATTAAATTTACCAATTTTAATGCTATATAAATTACTTATGCTAGCGTCAGTCATTATATTTTCAAGTGTTAAGCTTGCTGTATTTGATGGCAAGAACTGGAAAATCATTCTTATTAATCAAGGTTATAATTTATTAAGTCTATTAATTATAGCCGGATTATCACTTATCTTTATTTAG
- a CDS encoding rhodanese-like domain-containing protein: MNIENRINYLNAVVESQLSPTEVVELATSTPNKIQHVDVRIAPAEFKKNKPMGAIEIPVIELTQRLNELSKDKLIVVSTWGPTCSLAKQASIILLENGYEVVELSGGIALWEEFNFPVEKSTYNLAY; this comes from the coding sequence ATGAATATTGAAAATAGAATAAACTACTTAAATGCAGTAGTAGAATCACAATTGTCACCAACAGAAGTTGTTGAATTAGCAACTTCCACCCCAAATAAAATTCAACATGTTGATGTTAGAATCGCTCCGGCGGAATTTAAAAAGAATAAACCAATGGGCGCAATTGAAATACCGGTCATTGAATTAACACAACGTTTAAACGAATTGTCTAAGGACAAGTTAATTGTTGTATCTACTTGGGGACCAACTTGCAGTTTAGCTAAACAGGCAAGTATTATTTTGTTGGAAAATGGATACGAAGTTGTTGAATTATCTGGTGGAATAGCTTTGTGGGAAGAATTTAACTTCCCGGTTGAAAAGTCAACGTATAATTTAGCATACTAA